The Stigmatella aurantiaca DW4/3-1 genome contains the following window.
GCGAGCCATGGGCTGTCCTCCTCGCTCAACCGGGACCCGGGGTCCTTCGCGGACCACGAGAAGGGGTTGCTGCGCGCCTTCCGCAAGTACGCCCGCGGCCACTTCGCCCCGGCGTGTGAGACCGTCTGGGATTGGCTGGCCCTGGCCCAGCACCACGGGCTGCCCACGCGCCTGCTGGACTGGACGTTCAGCCCCTACGTCGCGCTTCACTTCGTGACGGAGGATCCAGCGTTCTACGGTCTGGACGGGGCGGTGTGGTGCGTGGACTACCGCGAGACGAACAGGCTCTTGCCGGATTCGCTCCAGGCGCAACTGCGCATCGAGGGCGCGGATGTCTTCACCGCGGACATGCTCGCGCCGGAGGCCCGCGAGTTGACGGCCTTCGACCGCCTGGCGGACCACCCGTTCGTCCTCTTCTTCGAACCCCCCTCGCTGGATGCCCGCATCGTGAACCAGTTCGCCCTCTTCTCGGTGATGAACGGCCCCCAGCTCTGCCTGGACACGTTCCTGGCGAAGCAGGAGCGGGGTGTCCGGCGGCTCATCGTCCCGGCGGCCCTCAAGCAAGAAGTCCGGGACAAGCTGGATCAGGTCAACGTCACCGAGCGGGTGCTCATGCCGGGGCTGGATGGCCTGTGCCGCTGGCTGCGCCGCTACTACAGCCCGCGCCCCCGCTGAGCGCAGGCGGATACAGCAGGGAGGGGCTCGGCCCGCGCCAGCACCCGGTCAAGGGGCGTTTCTCTCCGCGGCCCCGTCCGGCTGCATCACCGCCCTGCGCGCGCTGCCTGGCCTGGAAGAGACCCTGGGCGCGCTCGTCGCGAGCGCCCGGCAGGCTCACCCCTCTCTCGCGTTCGAGCCCAAGGACTTCCTGCGCTCCCTCGCCGCCCGTCTGCCCGCGCGAGGTGACGTGGGCGCGGCGCTGGGCTGCGTGCGGGCCGATGATCTGCTGCTGGCCTTCGCCTGCACCCAGAACGAACCGCTTGCGCTCGCCACCCTGGAGCGGCAGGTGTTCTCGCAGGTGGAGACGTGGCTCCCCGGGGAGGACACCGCGGTCGTGGCGGAAGTCCGCCAGCGTCTGCGCCAGCGCCTGCCGCTCACCGGGAACAAGCTCCCCCCGAAGATTGCCACCTTCTCCGGGCGAGGAACGCTGGCGCGCTGGGCGCGCGCCAGCGCCACCCGGCTGCTCATCGACCTCAAGCAGGAGAGCCCAGCCCACATTCCGCTGGAAGAGGTCTCTCCCGAGGCCGACGCACTGATGGGCCGCGACCCAGCGCTCAGCTTCATCCGGAGCCGCTACCAGGCGGACTTCCATCAGGCCTTCCAGGAGGCACTGGGGACGCTCACCCCCCGAGAGCGAAGCCTGCTGCGGCTGCACCATGTGGACAACCTCTCGGTGGACTCGGTGGGCACCATGTACCAGATGTCGCGCTCCACCGCCGCGCGATGGATTGTCCAAGCACGCGAGCACCTCATCGAGCGCACCCGCGAGGCGCTCGCCGCGCGGCTCAAGCTGGAGCCTCCTGAATTGGAGAGCCTGCTGGGGCTGTTGCGCAGCCACTTGGAAGTGAGCCTCCATCGGCTGCTCCAGTCCCGAGGGACACCCCGCTGACGCCAGCGTGTCCCCCGTCACCCGCAGGGCGCGGACGCGAACGTGCGCCTAGGGCACCGAATCGTTTGAAATTCAGGGTATTCCACTTTGAGCAGAGCCCACTGGCACTGGACCTGCTTCAAGGCACCCTGTCAGCGCGCTCGGGCCGAACCTGTAGGGCTGTCCGACAGGTTCGGCCAACTTCCGGCCGACACGGGCTGTCGCCCTGGGTCCTGTCCAGCCGGTCGCATTGCCAGCGGGTTTTCTGCGGCCAAGCACCTGAAACCACTGAAACCCAAACCGATCGGTGCCCTAGCGGCAGGTGGCTGGCACGGGCTTGATGTTGGGATTCGTCTTGTATTCCATTTTGATGCGGCTCACGGGCGACGTGGCGAGGATGTCTGCCCAGGTGCCGGAGTTCCATTTCGGGTCCTCCAGCCTGTCGAGCTTTCCATCGTTGCTCAAGGGATTGCTGTTCCCATCGCGCGCCGAATCGGGCCACGCCTCCCAGCGAATCCAGCCCAGCCCCTTGGCGTACCAGAACCGCGCGGCCCCCCGAGGATTCCAACGGTTGACCCCCACGTCGTGGTACCGGTCAATGATGATGATCTCCTGCTGGCCGAGCGGAGCCCCCAGGTTGACGGTCCCCGCGAACCGGAGCTTGTGCCGCCCGTCAGGCCACGGCATCCCACCGGGCAGATTGGGGCAAGGGTTGGCGCGGTGGTTGTAGTACCGGATGGTGACGTTGAATCGCGTCTCTTCCCCTGCGCCCCAGTTCCGGGGAAGCGCCATCCCATTCGACGGCTCGACCTGGTATGCGGTCGCGCCAGCGGGGCCGTCTCCCGCCGGAAGGGTGGTGTCCTGGTAGAGCCAGACACGGGAGTCGTTGTAGAAATACCACTCCCAACGGTCCTCTTCGTTCGGGTTGGGGTTCTTCTGGTACCGGAAATTCTTCCCGTTCGGGTCATGGAGCGTCCGCTGGACTTTGGTGGCGGAGTTCGACGGCGTTGTTGCGAGAACGAATGCTTTGCCCACGAGGCAGCGACTCTCCAGGCCGCAGTTGCCCACACGTGAGCGAGGCTGACTGCTGGGCCACCTCTGGCGCCGCCCCTTCCATGCCGCCGCAGGCAGAGAGCCCTAGCAAGAAGGTCATGACCGTCGCAACGCGCAACCGGTGCTTTTCCAATGTCTTCATGTGCCACTTTCCGAGCAGAGAGCCCTCCATGGGCTTTCCCCCCGGACAAGAAAGGGCGATTTTCGTCCCATTTCCTCACCTTGCCAGGCAGCCACCCCTGAGCGCCACCTGGGACAGAGACGTCCTCACTTCGCCTGCATGCCCTTCGCTTGGAGCCATTCCGCCATGCGCTCCGGCTCGGGCACATCGAGCAGGGACACGAAGTCCTCCGGCGCACCGGGCTCTGGCCGGAACTTCACCGTCACGGTCCCCACTCCGCGGCGGAGCTGCGCGGGAGAGATTTCCGCCGTGGCGGAGACCACTTGTTCATAGGGAATCTCCGCTGGGAGCCCCGAATGGCCACCGTCCTCCAGGCCGGTTCCGGTGAAGCGCCAGGAAGGACGGCCGAACCAATGCCTGAGCTGCGGGTAGACCGAGATCACGGCATAGAAGACGCAGAACGCCAACATGAACCCGGTGCGAAAATCCCACGGCAAGGTCAGCAGGGCTCCGGCGACCAGCACCAGCGGAAGCTGATTCAGGAACACACGGCGAAGAGGAACCTGGGTGCGGACCTCGAACGGCGGGGCCAGCACTTCCGGCAACCGGGGCCGGCGCAGGGGCTTGCCCTGCCGGACCTCCTGCAACATCCGGCTCCACTGCTCCCGCTCGGTCTGAAGCTGCCCAAGCCGGGCTTGAAGCCTGGCGTTCTCCTCTGTCAACGTGCCCAGCTCCCGCTGCCCCGTGCGCCGCTCCTCCTGGAGGCGTTCCAGGGCTCGAGCGATCTCGGGCTCCGCGTGGATTTCAGACGGCATACATCCCTCCCACGTTTCCTGCCTGAGCCGGGGAGGTCCGCTGCCGCAGCCACGCCGCCAGCCGATGGGGCTCCTCGAGCAGGTCGATGAGAACAGAGCGGTTCGGGGAGGCCTCTGCCTTCCCGAGGGATGTCGGGGCCGAGGGCTCCCACGTCACCCGGACCGCGCCCGAGCCGAAAAGCTGGTGGAGACGCCCTTGAACCACCTCGACCTTGCGCACCTCCGTGTAGAGCACCTTGCTGGGACTCTCGGGCACAGTGTCTGGGGCGAAGCCCTCCTCATCGAATTGCCAGGCAACGCCCTCGGCGATTTCCGAGGGCTCCAGCAAGAAAGCCCGCACCGCGACACAGACCGGAAAGAGGACCCCGAGCGTCACCAATGCCTGGAGACTGTCCGATGCCTGGAACCAGAGACCGAGAAACAGCCCCCAGATGGGCAGCGCGGACCGAAGCTTGCCATACATGGTTCGCCGCGAGGGGTTGGCACGGAACGGAAGGACGAGCCGTTCCGGCAGAGAGGACGCGGGCCGTACCTGCTCGCCGTGCGCCACCGTCAGGGAGCGGCGCAGCCAGCGGACCTCATCCTCCAGCCGGGCCACCTGGGCGGCCAGCCCAGTGTTCTCCGCGGGGAGGGCCTCACATTGGTGGCGAAGTCCCCGTAGATCTTCCTGGAGGCGCTCCAGCTCGTCCCGCTGCGAGCGCCCCGGTTCCGGGCGGGTAGGCGTGTCCATCGCGGAAGCCTAACCATGCGTGCGGGAGCAGCTCTACCGCCCCCGGGTACGAGGACCGCGCTGAATGGGCAGCAGTCCTGATAGTCCTCGGTCATGAACGCGAAGGAAGGCAGTGCCGGAGCCGTGGTATCGCTGTGGCGATACCCCGTCAAATCGATGCAGGGCGAGGAGCTCGAGGAAGCCGTGCTCACCGGGCGCGGCATGCTGGGCGACCGCGCCTACGCCCTCATTGACCGCGAGACAGGCCACGTCGCCAGCGCGAAGCACCCTCGCAAGTGGAGCAAACTCATCGAGTGCCGCGCTGCCTTCGAGGCCCCTCCCCAGCCCGGTGAGCCGCTTCCGCCTGTCCGGATCACGCTGCCCGATGGGACGGAGCTCTGCAGCACGCAGCCCGATGTGGAGCAGGTTCTCTCACGCGTGCTCGGCCGGGAGGTGACGCTGACGTCCACGGTCCCGGAAGCCCCCACCCGGGAGGCGAACCGCGCCCCCATCGATGGCTCCCCGGATGAGGAACTCATTCGCTCGGAAAGCCTGGCGCTCGCGGCCCCCACCGGCACGTTCTTCGATCATGCCCCCCTTCACGTGCTGACGACGGCGACCCTCGCCCGGCTGAGCGAGCTGTACCCCAGCGGACGCTTCGAGCCTCGCAGGTTCCGCCCCAACCTCCTCATTGGCCCCTCCGAGGGTGAGGGATTTGTCGAGAACGGCTGGCTCGGGAGATCGCTCCAGGTGGGCCCAGATGTCCGCATGCGCCTCATCGATCCAAGCCCTCGCTGTGTCATCACGACACTGGCCCAGGGAGACCTCCCCCGGGACCCGGGCATCCTGCGCACGGTGGGAGCCCACGTCTCCGCCGCGAGCGTCACCTTCGCGCCGGGCGTCGTGTTTCCAGCCGTGGCCGGAGCCTATGCCACCGTCCTGCACGGCGGCCGGCTCCGCAAGGACGCGGCCCTCCATTGGGCCGCTTCCGCTCCGCGGTGACGCCCCGGGCTCTCTCTGCACACGGCGAGGGCCGAGGCTCAGCCCTGCCAAGGGAAGAGATACGTGAGGGGCAGGTGCAGCCGCGCGGCCCAGGCGGCTTCCGTGTGCCCCGCTCCCGACGCCACGTAATAGGTTCGTCCCGGCATCGAGGTAGACGCGCACCGGCACCTTCGTGGTGGAGGCCTCCACCTGCTGGGTGAGCGCCTGGCCATTCCACCAGAATGAGGGAGTTGGCCGTCTCGTCCATGCGCCACTCGACACCGCCAAAGGCAGTGGAGGCATTGAACAGGTTCTGCCCGTCATGGGCATACACCACGGGGTAGCGCTTGAGCGGGTTCTCCGAACAAAGGTCCAGAGGGAGGAGGCAAGGCGGCGAGAGCGGTCTGGAGACCTGTCACAGCCGTGCCGCTACTTCGGGTGGGAGGTTTGAGGCCGGGGAGGGGGGAACATGGGCAAGTAGCACCCCTTCTTCCATTCGTAGGAATTGCCTCCACACGGGGGCATCACATCGCCCGTTCGTACCCAACAGCCCCCATTGATCGAAACCAATGGCTTTTCGCAGGGCGGCTGGCGCTGGCCAGGAAAGGGCTGCCGGGGGATGTCCAAGCTCACACGCGGGCTTGTCTCTCCAGGCGGTGTTTCATCGGCAGGCGAGTCCATCACCGAATCCGCCAACCCCACGGTCCCCGCGTCCCGCTCCTCGTACATGTGCGCTTGCTCGCGCCCAGACTCTTCCTCTTCCGAGGGCGCAGGCTGCCGCATCCAGACCACCGGTATCGCCAGCGCCGCACTCACGGCGGCCACGGCCCAAGGTGCCCACCGCCTGGCTCGCGCACTCCGCATGCCGCTCACCGCAGGCGTCCCACGCTCCTGCTTCGCCTCCGGGTTGGGGACCTTGGCGATGGCCTCCAGTGCCTGCGCCACCTCCGCCGCGCTGCCCCGCTCCGAGGGCTCCTCCGAGAGCATCTGCTGGATGAGCGCCGCCAGTTCCGGGCTCACGGGCGCCACCGGCTCGAACGCCACTGGTACGCGCGGCAGCACTCGGTAGCCGCCCTCCGTCTTCTCCACCTCCACCTCGGGCGGGTACCTCCCGGTGACCAGGCGGTACGCCGTTACCCCCAACGCATACACATCCTCCTCGGGCCCCGCCTCGAACCGGCCCTCTCTCTGGCGCAAGCTCTGCCACTGAAAGCGCACCGACTCCGGGCTCTGGTACTCATACGTCCCAGGTGGAGGCGGCTGGTGCGTCAGCGGACGCGCGCCCCGGTAGTTCCCCGAGCCGAAGTCCACCAGCACCGTTCGCCCGTCCCCACGGCGCACCAACACGTTGTCGCCTTTCACGTCCCGGTGCACCCCTTCCACCGCGTGCACCGCCTCCAGCGCCCGCGCCACCTCCGCCAGCACCCGCCCCATCTCTTCCAGGGGTACCGAGCGACCTTGGGCCCACGCATACAATGGCTCCCCCTCCACCCACTCCATCACCAGGTACGGGAAAACCCCTCCTCCACGCACCTGCCATTCGCCCCAGTCCCGGAGCCGTGGTACCCCCGGGTGCTCCACCCGGCGCAGCAGCTCCACCTCCCGCTCGAAGCGCGGATCCCACGGATGCACCGCCATCTTCAACGCGTAGGCCTCGCCCTCCTCGGCCTGCGCGTTCACCACGCGGTACACGGCGCCATAGGTGCCCCGGCCACACAGACTCACCACGCGCCACGGGCCCACTTCCAACCCTACCGGCAACGCCTCGGGGCCCATCGGAGGTGACGTATTCATCGCCCCAGCCTACCGGCTTCCCCTCGGAAGACCGCAAGAGTTCCCGGGCGCGAAGGCGCGGACAAGCACCACACCGCGCAGGGGGTGAAGAACGGGCTTCACCCGGCGAATCCTCCTCTGCCGATCCTCAAGGAGCGACCCATGATGTCCTGACGGCTTCCGTGGAGCATCCATGCGCTGTTCCTTGCGTTGCTCGTGGGGTGCGCCAGCATCTCCCGGGTCCCCCTCGTGAAAGACATTGGCCAGGGTAAGGCCATCGTGCACATTCCCCGCACGGTTGACCTACAACTGGTGGAGTTGGAGGAAGCGGAGTTCCAGCAGGCCGAGAGGCGCCTTGCGCGCGAGGGCGGCAGACAGGTCATGATCGATCCGGTGAAGGCGAACTCGCGGAAGCCCCAAGGTTTGTCCTGCGCCTCGCGACCGAAGCGGGCGGCCAGCACGTCGACGCTCTCGGCGTAGAAGTGGACTCCGTAGGGTTTGCGCAAGGGAACGACCTAGCCCAGGAGCGTGCCAGTCAGATGAATGTTCGCGCCACCTCTGATCAGGTATTGAGGAATCGCGAGGCGTGCGTCACGAACAGCTCTGGGTATTGAAAGTGGGCGGCATGGCCCGAGTCTGGATAAAGAATGAGCTGAGCGTTCGGCAGGTGCTGCTGCAGGAGGTAAGAGTTGACGGTGGGGACCATGACGTCATTCCTGCCGTTCACGACCAGCACGGGTTGCTCGATCCTGGCGAGGTCGGCGTAACGCGACCCCTTCACCTCGGCCCACTCGGAAGTGGCCGCCAGCTGGGCATTCATCGTCTGGACCGAAGTCGCCGGTTCCAGGCCGGCGGTGCGCTCGTGGCGGCGCTTCCAGAAGGCCTTGCCCGCGGCCTGGCTCGTCTCGCTCTGCTCGAAGAACAACGTGAGGAAATGCTCCAGGGTGCTGACCGGACTGGTGGCGGCCCGCACGGCTTCGGGACTCAATTGCCCCAGGCTTTCGCCACCGCGCGGCGCGGTGCCCACCAGGATGAGGCGGCGCACCCACTGCGGCCGGAGGAGCGCGAACTCCTGCGCGACCATGCCCCCGAGCGAGAAGCCGAGAACATCGAGGTGCGTGAGGCCAAGCGCCTCGACGAAGGTCGCCACATGCGCGCCCATCGCGGCGACGGTGGAGGGCGTCTCGCCCCCCGAGCTGGCGACGCCGGCATTGTCGAAGAGGATGACCGGGCGGTCCTTCCCGAAGCCATCGGTCACGGCCGGATCCCAATGGTCCATGCCGCCACGGAAGTGCTGCAAGAAGAGCAGCGGGACGCCCAGCTCGGCGCCAAACCGCCTGTAGGCGTAACGGATACCGTGCGCTTCGACAAACTGGGTGGGAGCCGTCACATGCGTGTACGTCGTCATTGTGGACCTCCAGGCGACCCCGCCATTTTTCATGACGGGTGTCATGATTGATCATTGATGTTATCCATCATGAATAAAGTCAAGCGCCCATCGTTCCCGGCGCGCAGGCCCACGGGAGGGTCACATGAAGGTCACGAAAGAGGAGGCCGCGCGGCACCGGGCCGCGCTCATCGAGGCGGCGGGCCGGCTGTTCCGTGAGCGCGGCTTCGAGGGGGTCAGCCTGGCCGAAATTTCCAAGGCGGCGGGCCTGACCCACGGCGCGTTCTACGGCCATTTCACCTCCAAGGAAGATCTGGCCGCGCAGGCGTGCGGACAGGTGCTCGACAACGTGGCGGCGAACTGGAGGCGAGTGTGCGAGGCGGAGGGACCTCGGGCGCTCGGCACGATTGCGTCGGCGTATCTGTCCAGCCGCCACCGGGACAATCCCGGCGAG
Protein-coding sequences here:
- a CDS encoding FRG domain-containing protein — protein: MKEHRVGTWTELQEELFAEAWNESIGRFRSSFVFRGVPDASHGLSSSLNRDPGSFADHEKGLLRAFRKYARGHFAPACETVWDWLALAQHHGLPTRLLDWTFSPYVALHFVTEDPAFYGLDGAVWCVDYRETNRLLPDSLQAQLRIEGADVFTADMLAPEARELTAFDRLADHPFVLFFEPPSLDARIVNQFALFSVMNGPQLCLDTFLAKQERGVRRLIVPAALKQEVRDKLDQVNVTERVLMPGLDGLCRWLRRYYSPRPR
- a CDS encoding sigma-70 family RNA polymerase sigma factor, producing MACAAGCAATTARAPAERRRIQQGGARPAPAPGQGAFLSAAPSGCITALRALPGLEETLGALVASARQAHPSLAFEPKDFLRSLAARLPARGDVGAALGCVRADDLLLAFACTQNEPLALATLERQVFSQVETWLPGEDTAVVAEVRQRLRQRLPLTGNKLPPKIATFSGRGTLARWARASATRLLIDLKQESPAHIPLEEVSPEADALMGRDPALSFIRSRYQADFHQAFQEALGTLTPRERSLLRLHHVDNLSVDSVGTMYQMSRSTAARWIVQAREHLIERTREALAARLKLEPPELESLLGLLRSHLEVSLHRLLQSRGTPR
- a CDS encoding MOSC domain-containing protein; protein product: MNAKEGSAGAVVSLWRYPVKSMQGEELEEAVLTGRGMLGDRAYALIDRETGHVASAKHPRKWSKLIECRAAFEAPPQPGEPLPPVRITLPDGTELCSTQPDVEQVLSRVLGREVTLTSTVPEAPTREANRAPIDGSPDEELIRSESLALAAPTGTFFDHAPLHVLTTATLARLSELYPSGRFEPRRFRPNLLIGPSEGEGFVENGWLGRSLQVGPDVRMRLIDPSPRCVITTLAQGDLPRDPGILRTVGAHVSAASVTFAPGVVFPAVAGAYATVLHGGRLRKDAALHWAASAPR
- a CDS encoding serine/threonine protein kinase produces the protein MNTSPPMGPEALPVGLEVGPWRVVSLCGRGTYGAVYRVVNAQAEEGEAYALKMAVHPWDPRFEREVELLRRVEHPGVPRLRDWGEWQVRGGGVFPYLVMEWVEGEPLYAWAQGRSVPLEEMGRVLAEVARALEAVHAVEGVHRDVKGDNVLVRRGDGRTVLVDFGSGNYRGARPLTHQPPPPGTYEYQSPESVRFQWQSLRQREGRFEAGPEEDVYALGVTAYRLVTGRYPPEVEVEKTEGGYRVLPRVPVAFEPVAPVSPELAALIQQMLSEEPSERGSAAEVAQALEAIAKVPNPEAKQERGTPAVSGMRSARARRWAPWAVAAVSAALAIPVVWMRQPAPSEEEESGREQAHMYEERDAGTVGLADSVMDSPADETPPGETSPRVSLDIPRQPFPGQRQPPCEKPLVSINGGCWVRTGDVMPPCGGNSYEWKKGCYLPMFPPPRPQTSHPK
- a CDS encoding alpha/beta fold hydrolase; translation: MTTYTHVTAPTQFVEAHGIRYAYRRFGAELGVPLLFLQHFRGGMDHWDPAVTDGFGKDRPVILFDNAGVASSGGETPSTVAAMGAHVATFVEALGLTHLDVLGFSLGGMVAQEFALLRPQWVRRLILVGTAPRGGESLGQLSPEAVRAATSPVSTLEHFLTLFFEQSETSQAAGKAFWKRRHERTAGLEPATSVQTMNAQLAATSEWAEVKGSRYADLARIEQPVLVVNGRNDVMVPTVNSYLLQQHLPNAQLILYPDSGHAAHFQYPELFVTHASRFLNT
- a CDS encoding TetR/AcrR family transcriptional regulator — translated: MKVTKEEAARHRAALIEAAGRLFRERGFEGVSLAEISKAAGLTHGAFYGHFTSKEDLAAQACGQVLDNVAANWRRVCEAEGPRALGTIASAYLSSRHRDNPGEGCPFATLGQDIARQEAPVRGAVTRGLRGILAILGPLFPGKTEAARKQKALAAYASLVGAMVLARSVEDPHLSEEILRSVAASLPLSPE